The DNA region ACAGCGCATCCGATTTCGCCCAGCATGTCGCAGACCGCCGATGGTGGACCGACAACGCCGACTTCCACAACGACCCCGATCTGCCCGGCGTCCCCGCGATCGTCCAGATCCAGCGCCGCGTCCGGTCCTACCACCCCTGCACTTTCTTCCTCGGCGACCCGCGCGACGTCACCCGCTGGTCCGAGAACGCCTACGCGGGATGGGCTTCGGACGCCTTCACCACCGCCCGAGCCGCCGTCGCCTGGTGGGTGAACAGCCCCGGCCACCAAGCCAACATCCTCGACAACCAAGTCACGACACTCGGTGTAGGCGTCCGCGCCGGGACCGCCCGTCCCGGCCTCGACACCGACCCCGCCGGCATCTTCATCCAGCAATTCATCTCCTGCGGCTGACCACCTCGACGCGGCCAGGGCGGTTCCTAGTGCTTGGTGAGCCAGACGTGGGTGACGGACTTGGTGCTGAGCATGTCCGTGACGCGATAGCCGGGGAGGCTGCCGAGGTTGTCGAAGAGGCGCTCACCGGAGCCGAGCAGCGTCGGGACGATGGCCAGGTGCAAGTCGTCGATCAACCCCGCGGCGAGGAACTGGCGGATGGTGGCGGCCCCGCCGCCGAGGCGGACATCCTGCCCCTGTGCCGCTTCGTAGGCCCGGGCGAGGACCGCTTCCGGGGTGTCGCAGACGAAGTGAAAAGTGGTGCCGCCCTTCATGGGGAGCGCGGGGCGGGCGTAATGGGTCATCACGAAGGTGTCGTGGTGGTAGGGCGGGGTGTCACCCCACCAGCCGGTCCACGAATCGTCGGGCCAGTCGCCGCGGACCGGGCCGAACATGTTGCGGCCCATGATGGTGGCGCCGATGTTGTGATCGCCCGCGGCGAGGATGTCGTCGTCGGGACCGGCATCGCCGCCGGGCTCGCCGATCATGGTGCGGCCGTAGCGAGTGCGGAAAACCCAGTCGTGGAGGCGTCCTCCGCCCAGACCCAACGGGGCGTCGGGGCCCTGATCGGGTCCGGCGGCGAAGCCGTCGAGGGAGACGGCGAAGTTGTGGACGCGGAGCTTCGGCATGACGCTGGCCTCTCGAGTGGCGGGGCGGCGTGTTCCGCCCTCACCATCTCATCGATCGGCGCACGGCCGGATCGACACGCGCGTCAGGCCGCGCTCATACCCGGTCTTCGTCGAGGAGCTGACGGAGGCGGTGCGCGAAGGGTTCCGGCTGGCCGGGGTAGCCGGAGTCGGGACCGGTGAAACCGCCGTGGTGGCTGGGGAACACGACGGCAGTCGAATCGAGCAGCGCCGCGGTCGCTTCCGCGGTGCGCCCGGTGAGGACCCCGGCGGATTCCGCACCGACACCGATGACGACGCGGGTCGGTGCGGCCCGGAGCGCGTCGATGTCGGGCGTGTACCCGGTGATGGCCCAGGAGAGGTCGGAGAGCAGCGGGTCGTCGCGGGTGCCGTCGTCCTCGGTGGGCATGCCGAACATGGCCGGATCGGCCGGCGGCTGCGCGAAGAAGGCGTCGGTGAACTCGCCCTGCCAGGAGGTGTACGCGATGAAGGCGGCCATGCCCGCGAACGAGCCCTTGGCCTGGTAGGCGTCACGAACCTGGGCCTGGCCGCGGGCCGCGGCGTCTGCGTCCGGGAGGACCGAGAGGATCGGGGGTTCGTGGGCCACGAGGGTGGCGACATCGCCGGGGTGGGCGGTGACCAGCGCTAGCGCGGTGACCGCGCCGCCGCTGCTGGCGAACAGATCCACCGGGCCGAGGTTCAGCGCGGAGATCAGCGCGTGCACGTCCTCGGCCTGGACAATCGGGGAATTGTCGCTGCGCCCGTCTTTGCGGACACTGCGCCCGAGACCACGCGGGTCGTAGGTGATCACAGTGCGTTCCGGGAAATACGACGCCAATGCCGCGAAACCCTCGGCGGTCATGGGCTGGCCGATCATCAGCAGCGGCCGGTGCGAGCTCTCGGCCGGCGCGGGTCCCCGCAGGTCGTAGGCGAGGTCGACGTCGGGCAAAGCTAGAACGTGGTCGGTCATGAGGCAGCTGTTCCTCTCGGATGAGGGGGGCGGCGGGTCCGCCCTACCTCCTCATCGAACAGCGACGCGCCGAATCGACACGCGTGCCCACCGAAATGTCAGGATCAGCCGAAGAGGGTGTGCCCGAGGGTGTTCAAGCCGAGGACCGAGTCGACCGCCAGGCCGCAGAAGACGACGGCGAGGTAGTTGTTGGACTGCAGGAACAGGCGCAGCGGCTTGACCGATTCGCCCTTGCGGACGCCGGAGTACAGCTGGTGGGCCATGAGCAGGAACCAGGCGCCGGCGACGAGGGCGGTGGCGGCGTAGATCACACCGGCGGCGGGGACCAGGGCGAAGGTCGCCAGGACGGTCAGCCAGGTGTAGATGACGATCTGCTTGGTGACGACCTGCTCGGTGGCCACGACCGGGAGCATCGGGACGCCCGCGGCCTTGTAGTCCTCCTTGTAGCGCATCGCCAGTGCCCAGGTGTGCGGCGGCGTCCAGAAGAAGATGACCAGGAACAGCACGATCGAGGGCCAGCCGATGGTGCCGGTGGCCGCGGACCAGCCGACCAGGGCGGGCATGCAGCCGGCCGCGCCGCCCCACACCACGTTCTGGGAGGTGCGGCGCTTGAGGCCGAGGGTGTAGACGAAGACGTAGAACAGGATGGTCGCCACGACCAGCGCGCCGGAGAGCAGATTGGCCTGCCACCACAGCCACGCGAAGGACGCCAGTCCGAGGGTGACGCCGAAGACGAAGGCGTTGCGGGTGGGCACGGCCTCGCGGGCGAGCGGACGCTTGGAGGTCCGCTTCATCACCTTGTCGATGTCGGCGTCGGCGACACAGTTGAGGGTGTTGGCGCTGGCCGCACCCATCCAGCCACCGAACAGGGTGACCAGGATGAGCCGGATCTCGACCTCGCCGCGGCTGGCCAGCAGCATGGTGGGAATCGTTGCGACGAGCAGCAATTCGATGACCCGGGGCTTGGTGAGCGCGATGTAGGCGAGGACCCGCCTGGTCGCCGCCGCCAACGGGCCACTGCCCGTGACACGGTCGGCGAGCACCGCCCCGGAGGAGCCGTGAGCGCCACCCGGCTGTTGCCCAATCCCCACTGTTTCTCCTCGCACGCCGTGCATTATCCGATCCGGTCTGGAATCCGCGGCGCGCGATCCAAACCCGATCCGGTGCGATATCCGGACACGGTGCGGCGCGGCCACTACTACACAGCATGGTAGACCCACGCCGACCATGCTCCCGACCAGGTCCACCTCGACGCGCACCGAGACCGGTTCGCGACGCGTCCACCGGCCAGTCACGAACAGGTCCGCGAAACGCCACGAACCAACGACACGGCGGACGGTGATTGTGGGTTCGGGTATGAGCACGAAACGCCGCCCTTTAGGGTGGTTGTAGATCGGTGCGGCCGCGTCGCACCCGGATCGAACGCAGCGACTCCCCGCAGCCCACAACCGCATCATTGACGAGAACGTCAGGAGAACCTCGGTCGTGTCAGTCACAGACGACATCCGCGCGCTCACTCAGCCGAACCACCCCACCGACTGGACCGATCTGGACACCAGAGCCGTCGACACGGCCCGGATCCTCGCCGCCGACGCGGTCCAGAACGCCGGCAACGGCCACCGGGCACCGCGATGAGCCTTGCCCCGTTGGCGTACACGCTGTTCCAGCGCGTGATGCGGCTGGATCCGGCCGATCCGGCGTGGGTGGGTCGCGACCGGTTCGTGCTGTCGTGCGGCCACTCCAGCCTCACCCTGTACGTGCAGCTGTACCTGGCGGGTATGGGCCTCGAGCTGACCGATCTCGAGCACCTGCGCAAGTGGGGTTCGCTGACTCCGGGCCACCCGGAGTACCGCCACACCGACCACGTCGAGATCACCACCGGCCCGCTGGGTCAGGGTCTGGCCTCCGCGGTCGGCATGGCGATGGCGTCGCGGCGCGAGCGCGGCCTGTTCGATCCCGAAGCGGCACAGGGCAAGAGTGCGTTCGATCACTTCATCTATGTCATCGCCTCCGACGGTGACATGGAGGAGGGCGTCACCTCCGAGGCGTCCTCGCTGGCGGGCACCCAGCAGCTGGGCAACCTGATCGTCTTCTACGACGACAACAAGATCTCCATCGAGGACGACACCCGCATCGCCTTCACCGAGGACACCGCGGCGCGCTACGAGGCCTACGGCTGGCATGTGCAGACCGTCGAGGGCGGCGAGGACGTCACCGGCATCGAGGCCGCCGTCGCCGCCGCGCAGGCCGTGACCGACAAGCCGTCGATCATCCTGCTGCGCACCATCATCGGCTACCCGGCCCCCACCAAGATGAACACCGGTTCCTCGCACGGCGCCGCGCTGGGCGTCGACGAGGTCGCGGCCACCAAGAAGATCCTGGGCTTCGACCCGGACAAGAGCTTCGACGTGGACGCCGCGGTGATCGCGCACTCGCGCGCCAATGTCGCCGACCGCGCCAAGGCCATCCGGGCCGCCTGGCAGGAGCAGTTCGAGGCGTGGGCCGCGGCCAACCCCGACAACAAAGGCGCTGTTCGACCGGCTGCAGGAGCGCGCGCTGCCCGCCGGCTGGACCGAGACCCTGCCGATCCACGAGGCCGGCAAGGCCATGGCGACCCGCAAGGCGTCCGGTGCGGTGCTGGCCGCGCTGGCCCCGGTGCTGCCGGAGCTGTGGGGCGGTTCTGCCGACCTCGCGGAGTCGAACAACACCACCATGCCGGGTGCGGCGTCCTTCGGCCCGGAGTCCATCTCCACCGGCGCCTGGAAGGCCAACCCGTACGGCCGGACCCTGCACTTCGGTGTGCGTGAGCACGCGATGGGCTCGATCCTCAACGGCATCGCGCTGCACGGCCCGACCCGCCCCTACGGCGGCACCTTCCTGGTGTTCTCCGACTACATGCGCCCCGCGGTGCGCCTGGGCGCGCTGATGCGCACCCCGGTCACCTACGTGTGGACCCACGACTCCATCGGTCTGGGCGAGGACGGCCCGACCCACCAGCCGATCGAGCACCTGGCCGCGCTGCGCGCGATCCCGGGCCTGAACGTGGTCCGCCCCGGTGACGCCAACGAGACCACCTACGCCTGGCGCACCATCCTGGAACGGGACAGCGCCGAACGGCATTCGCACTTCCTGGTTTCCGACGCCCCGCACCAGGACGGCCCGTCCGCGCTGGCGCTGACCCGTCAGGATCTGCCGATCCAGGAGGGCACCAGCTACGAGGGCGTCCGCAAGGGCGGCTACATCCTGGCCGAATCCTCCACCGGCACACCGCAGGTAATCCTGATCGCCACCGGTTCGGAACTGCAGCTCGCGGTCGACGCGCGCGCTACGCTCGAGGCACAGGGCATCGGCACCCGCGTGGTGTCCATGCCGTGTGTGGAGTGGTTCGACGCGCAGGAACAGTCCTACCGCGACGAGGTGCTGCCGCCGTCGGTGCGGGCCCGCGTCACGGTCGAGGCAGGCATCGCGATGCCGTGGCACCGTTTCACCGGTGACGCCGGTGAGAACGTGTCCATCGAGCACTTCGGTGCCTCGGCCGATTTCAAGACGCTGTTCCGCGAGTTCGGCATCACCACCGACGCCGTCGTCGCCGCTGCCACCCGCTCGCTTGCCAAGGTGAAGGGATAGTTGTCATGACCCAGAACACGAACACCGCGGCCTTGTCGGCCGCCGGGGTTTCGGTGTGGCTGGACGATCTGTCGCGTGACCGCATCAAGTCCGGAAACCTCCAGGGCCTGATCGACTCCCGCAATGTCGTCGGCGTCACCACCAACCCGACCATCTTCCAGGGCGCGTTGTCCTCGGGCCACGCCTACGACGAGCAGGTCGACGAGCTCGCCGCGCGCGGCGCGGACGTCGACTCGGCCATCCGCACCATCACCACCGATGACGTGCGCGCGGCCTGCGACATCTTCGCCGACGTCTTCGCCGCCTCGAAGGGCGTCGACGGCCGGGTCTCCATCGAGGTCGACCCGCGCCTGGCCTTCGACACCGACGGCACGGTGGCCCAGGCCATCGAGCTGTGGAAGATCGTGGACCGCCCCAACCTGCTGATCAAGATCCCGGCGACCGAGGCGGGCCTGCCCGCCATCACCCGGGTGATCTCCGAGGGCATCAGCGTGAACGTGACGCTGATCTTCTCGGTGCAGCGCTACATCGCGGTGATGGGCGCCTACCTCGACGGTCTGCGCAACGCCAACACCGCCGGGCACGACCTCGCCAAGATCCATTCCGTCGCTTCGTTCTTCGTGTCCCGCGTGGACTCCGAGATCGACAAGCGGCTCGAGGCCATCGGCACCGACGCGGCGCTCGCGCTGCGCGGCAAGGCCGGAATCGCCAACGCGCGCTTGGCCTATGCCGCCTACCGCGACGTGTTCGACGGCGGCGCCCACACCGACGTCTACGCCAAGCTGTCCTCGGCGGGCGGCAACAAGCAGCGCGCGCTGTGGGCCTCGACCGGTGTGAAGAACCCGGAATACCCCGACACCATGTACATCACGCAGCTGGTGGGCCCGGACACGGTCAACACGCTGCCGGAGAAGACCCTCGAGGCCTTCGCCGATCACGGTGTGCTGGAAGGCAATCGCCTCGACGGCCTGGCCGCCGACGCGCAGCAGGTGTTCGACCAGCTGGTCGCTGCCGGGATCGACCTCGACGAGGTCTTCGGGGTGCTCGAGACCGAGGGCGTCGACAAGTTCGTCACCTCCTGGCAGGACCTGCTCGTCGCCACCACCGAAAAGCTGCAGGTCGCAGGGGGCAACTGACCGTGACTCGCGCGGCGACGACGGTCGCGATGCCGAACCCGCTGCGCGATGATCGCGACAGCCGGGTGCCCCGCATCGCCGGACCGTGCAACGTGGTGATATTCGGCGTTACCGGTGACCTGTCGCGGCGCAAGGTGCTGCCGGCCGTCTACGATCTGGCCAACCGGGGGCTGCTGCCCCCGGGCTTCTCGCTGATCGGCTTCGCGCGCCGGGACTGGACCGACGAGGACTTCGCGAACCTGGTTCACGAGTCGGTGACCTCCTCGGCGCGCACTCCCTACCGGGAGGAGGTGTGGCAGCAGCTCAAGGAGGGTCTGCGTTTCGTTCGCGGCACGTTCGAGGACGACGCGGCCTTCCACAAGCTGGCCACCACCCTCAAGGATCTGGACCGGGATCGCGGGACGGGCGGCAATACCGCCTTCTACCTGTCGATTCCGCCCAGCGACTTCCCCATCGTGCTGGAGCAGCTGTCCAAGAACGGGCTCGCCAAGCCGACCGATTCCCCTGCGGGGCAACCGGGTCCGTGGCGGCGAGTGGTGATCGAGAAGCCGTTCGGGCACGACCTGAACAGCGCGCAGGAACTCAACGCGCTGGTCAACACGGTGTTCCCGGAGCGGTCGGTGTTCCGCATCGACCACTACCTGGGCAAGGAGACGGTGCAGAACATTCTGGCGCTGCGCTTCGCCAACCAGCTGTGGGATCCCATCTGGAACGCCAACTATGTCGACCACGTGCAGATCACCATGGCCGAGGACATCGGTTTGGGCGGGCGCGCGGGCTATTACGACGGGATCGGCGCGGCCCGCGACGTCATCCAGAACCACCTGTTGCAGCTGCTGGCGTTGACCGCCATGGAAGAGCCGGTGAGCTTCCAGCCCAAGCAGTTGCAGATCGAGAAGATCAAGGTGCTCTCGGCGACCAAACTCGTTGCGCCCCTGGACGAGACGACCGCG from Nocardia tengchongensis includes:
- a CDS encoding dihydrofolate reductase family protein, with product MPKLRVHNFAVSLDGFAAGPDQGPDAPLGLGGGRLHDWVFRTRYGRTMIGEPGGDAGPDDDILAAGDHNIGATIMGRNMFGPVRGDWPDDSWTGWWGDTPPYHHDTFVMTHYARPALPMKGGTTFHFVCDTPEAVLARAYEAAQGQDVRLGGGAATIRQFLAAGLIDDLHLAIVPTLLGSGERLFDNLGSLPGYRVTDMLSTKSVTHVWLTKH
- a CDS encoding alpha/beta fold hydrolase; amino-acid sequence: MTDHVLALPDVDLAYDLRGPAPAESSHRPLLMIGQPMTAEGFAALASYFPERTVITYDPRGLGRSVRKDGRSDNSPIVQAEDVHALISALNLGPVDLFASSGGAVTALALVTAHPGDVATLVAHEPPILSVLPDADAAARGQAQVRDAYQAKGSFAGMAAFIAYTSWQGEFTDAFFAQPPADPAMFGMPTEDDGTRDDPLLSDLSWAITGYTPDIDALRAAPTRVVIGVGAESAGVLTGRTAEATAALLDSTAVVFPSHHGGFTGPDSGYPGQPEPFAHRLRQLLDEDRV
- a CDS encoding CAP domain-containing protein; this encodes MADHRSRRLGGAALALAVAATTAVGGLPHSVAPAAADPVCENADDPVHGYQFFANENPGNDLGASLALADQFDRIERAVFCLTNIERAKAGVPELRWSNDLRNSASDFAQHVADRRWWTDNADFHNDPDLPGVPAIVQIQRRVRSYHPCTFFLGDPRDVTRWSENAYAGWASDAFTTARAAVAWWVNSPGHQANILDNQVTTLGVGVRAGTARPGLDTDPAGIFIQQFISCG
- the tal gene encoding transaldolase, whose product is MTQNTNTAALSAAGVSVWLDDLSRDRIKSGNLQGLIDSRNVVGVTTNPTIFQGALSSGHAYDEQVDELAARGADVDSAIRTITTDDVRAACDIFADVFAASKGVDGRVSIEVDPRLAFDTDGTVAQAIELWKIVDRPNLLIKIPATEAGLPAITRVISEGISVNVTLIFSVQRYIAVMGAYLDGLRNANTAGHDLAKIHSVASFFVSRVDSEIDKRLEAIGTDAALALRGKAGIANARLAYAAYRDVFDGGAHTDVYAKLSSAGGNKQRALWASTGVKNPEYPDTMYITQLVGPDTVNTLPEKTLEAFADHGVLEGNRLDGLAADAQQVFDQLVAAGIDLDEVFGVLETEGVDKFVTSWQDLLVATTEKLQVAGGN
- the zwf gene encoding glucose-6-phosphate dehydrogenase, yielding MPNPLRDDRDSRVPRIAGPCNVVIFGVTGDLSRRKVLPAVYDLANRGLLPPGFSLIGFARRDWTDEDFANLVHESVTSSARTPYREEVWQQLKEGLRFVRGTFEDDAAFHKLATTLKDLDRDRGTGGNTAFYLSIPPSDFPIVLEQLSKNGLAKPTDSPAGQPGPWRRVVIEKPFGHDLNSAQELNALVNTVFPERSVFRIDHYLGKETVQNILALRFANQLWDPIWNANYVDHVQITMAEDIGLGGRAGYYDGIGAARDVIQNHLLQLLALTAMEEPVSFQPKQLQIEKIKVLSATKLVAPLDETTARGQYTAGWQGSEPVVGLLQEEGFDPNSRTETYAAITLSVATRRWAGVPFYLRTGKRLGRRVTEIAVVFKRAPHLPFDQTMTEELGQNALVIRVQPDEGITMRFGSKVPGSSMEVRDVNMDFSYGEAFTEDSPEAYERLILDVLLGVPSLFPVNEEVELSWRILDPALAHWAETGKPDPYEAGGWGPESADEMLARSGREWRRP
- a CDS encoding heme o synthase, which produces MGIGQQPGGAHGSSGAVLADRVTGSGPLAAATRRVLAYIALTKPRVIELLLVATIPTMLLASRGEVEIRLILVTLFGGWMGAASANTLNCVADADIDKVMKRTSKRPLAREAVPTRNAFVFGVTLGLASFAWLWWQANLLSGALVVATILFYVFVYTLGLKRRTSQNVVWGGAAGCMPALVGWSAATGTIGWPSIVLFLVIFFWTPPHTWALAMRYKEDYKAAGVPMLPVVATEQVVTKQIVIYTWLTVLATFALVPAAGVIYAATALVAGAWFLLMAHQLYSGVRKGESVKPLRLFLQSNNYLAVVFCGLAVDSVLGLNTLGHTLFG